ACGATCCGCATCGCCGCGCCGAGCAGCGACCCCGTCGTCGACACGACCGGCGCCGGCGACGCCTTCGCCGCCGGCTGGCTCGCCGCCCGCGCCACCGGAGCCGACCCGCGCGCAGCGCTCAGCGCCGCCTGCGCCCTCGGCACCCGCGCGGTCGCCCGCGCCGGCGCGCGGCCCTAGGCCTCGTCGTCGTCCTCGTACGCGGTCTCCTCGGGGGCCGACGGCGGCGTGTCGCCCGGCTCGCGGGCCTCCTCGAGGACGCCGAGGATCTCGCCGACGCGGCAGACGAGCAGTCGCTCCTCGTCGACCTCGACCCAGGCGCCGGCCGCGGCGTGGAAGACGACGTGGTCGCCCGGGGCGATCGGCATCCGGACCCCGACGTGGTCCCACCAGTCCAGGCCCTGCCCGACCGCCAGGACGATCCCGTGCTGCGGCGGCGGCTCGTTGGAGCCGGCCGGGACGAGCAGGCCGGAGCGGCGGAACCGCTCGGGCTCCAGCTCCTTGATCACCACGCGGTCGAAGAGCGGACGGAGGAAGTGCTTCATCGCCGCCCAGCGTAGTCGCCGCGGCCTCCGTCAAGATGCGCCGCGATGCAGCGCGGACGCCGCCGGGCCCTGGTCCTCGGCAACATCCTGTTCTTCCTCGCCGGCCCCTGCCTGGAGGCGGGCGTCGGGCCGTACCTGCTGGTGGCCGTCGCCGGACGCGACGACACCGACCCGACGACCGGCCCGCGCGTCTGCGGCGCGCTGCTGATCGCCGCGGCGCTCGGCGTCCTGCTCGACGTCTTCGTCCGCTTCGTCCGCGACGGCGCCGGGACGCCGTCGCCCGCCGCGCCGACGACGTTCCTGATCTCCGGCGGCGTCTACCGCTTCATCCGGAACCCGATGTACGCGGCGACCGCGTCGATCGTCTTCGGCGAGGCGCTGTTCTTCAGCCAGCCGATCCTGTTCCTCGCCGCGGCCGTCTACGTGGTCACGACCGCGTCGCTGGCGCACTTCGTCGAGGAGCCGCGGCTGGCCCGCCGGTTCGGGTCCTCCTACGAGGACTACCGGCGGGCCGTGCCCGGCTGGGTCCCGCGCCCCGGCGTCCGCTAGGCCGCGGCGGCGACCGGCGTCTCGAGGAAGCCGACGACCTCGCCGAGGCGCCCGTCGGGACGGACCGTCGCGAAGTCGTGGCCGATCGCCACGACGTCGCCGCCGGCCGTGGGCACCAGGTGCCAGACGAACCGGACGTGGTCGCCGACCGTCTCCGGCCCCGCGGCCAGGACGAACCGGTGGCCGGGGAACTGCTGCTGAGCGGCGCCGATCATCGCGTCGATCTCGTCGCCGCCGGCGCCGGCCATCATGGGGTCCTTGTAGGTCGCGTCGTCGGCGAAGGCCAGCGCGACCAGCGCCCGGCGGCGCTCCGGCACGCCCTCGTTCCAGGCGTCCAGGTAGTGGTTGATGGTCTCGGTGATGGAGGGGGAGTTGGTCATGGCCATGATCCTGCCGCCGTCACGGCGCCCTGGCGATGACCTCCGAGGTCATGCTGCCGAGTCCATCACCCTGCGGATCCGCTTCGCGCTGACCTGCCCGCGGACGCCGAGCGCCTGCGCGAACTGGGCGACGCGCAGCTCCTGGATCAACCACCCTGCCTCGGTCAGCCCAGCCGGGACCGGCTTGCCGTCGTTGGTGTAGGCCTTGATCCGCGTGCGCAGCTCGGCCTCCAGCTCGCGGACGGCCGCCATGCGGTCACGGTCGACGGCGATGACGTCGGGCAGCCGCTCCAGCCGCCGCTCGGCCGCGTGGAGGTAGCGGACGACGTCGCCGAGCCGGTAGGCGCCGGTCGCCGCGACGAAGCCGGGGTAGACGAGGCCGCCGAGCTGCTCGGCGACGTCCTGGCGCGCGTCGCGGACCTGCGGGGCGACCATCGTCTCCATCCGCCGGTGCAGGTCGGCGCGGGCGCCGAGGATCTCGACGACGTCGCGCATCACGACCGACGTGCGCGCGCCCAGCGACCCGGCGACGTGGCCGCGCAGCCTCGCGAAGCCCGCCGCGTCCCAGGCGGGACCTCCGGCCTCGGCCATCAGGACGTCGGCCGCGGCGGCCATCGCGTCGTCGACGACCGCGGCCAGCGAGCCGTGCGGCGCGGCGGCGAGCAGCAGCTGCGCGCGGTTGTCGAGCCTGCCGATGACCTGGCGCGCGGGGGAGGGGATCGTCAGGAGCAGCAGGCGGCGCGTGCCGAGCGCCATCGTGGCGTCGGCCGCCGCGCGCGACTCCATCATCTTGACGTCCACGTGGTCGCCGCGGTCCACCAGCGCCGGGAACGCGCGGCCGGCGTCGCCGACGCCACGCAACGCGATCTCGCGCGGCAGCTGGTCGAAGCCGTCCCACCCGGTCAGCCCGAGCCGCTCGTAGCCCGCGGTCGCCGCGCTCAGCGCCGCGCGCAGCTGCGGCTTGACCTGCTCGCGCACCGCCGCCAGGTCGGTGCCCTGGGCGACGACGACGCCATGCTCGTCCTCGATCGAGAACGTCATCTTGAGGTGGTCGGGCAGCGCGGCGGGCGCGAACGCCTCGGCCGGGACCAGCGTGCCCTTCAGCGCGCTGACCTCGCGCGCGAGCACCTCGGTCAGCGGTCCCGAGCGCGGCTTCATGCGTGCCACGGCGAGCGCCGCGGTCTCGGGCACCGGCACGAGCGGCCGGCGCAGCTCCTTCGGCAGCCCGCGCAGCAGCGCGGTCACCAGCTCGTCGCGGAAGGCCGGGACCAGCCACTCGAAGCCGACGGCCCTGACCTGCGGCAGCACGGCCAGCGGGATGTGCACGGTCACGCCGTCGCGCTCGGAGCCCGGCTCGAAGGCGTAGGTCAACGGGAACGTGCCGTCGCCCTGGCGCCACGCGGTCGGCCGCCCGGCGCCGTCGAGCGCGTCGCGCGCCTCGGGCCGGACGAGCAGCTCCAACGTGTAGGTCAACAGGTCCGGCTCGCTGCGCCGCGCGTCCTTCCACCAGCGGTCGAAGTGCGCGGCGCTCACCACGCGCTCCGGGATCCGCTGCGCGAAGAAGTCGTAGAGCACCTGGTCGTCGACCATGATGTCCCGCCGCCGCTCGCGCTGCTCGAGCTTGTCGATCTCTTCGAGCATGCGAGCGTTCTCGGCGAAGAAGCGGTGGCGCGTGTCCCAGTCGCGCTCGACCAGCGCGCGGCGGATGAACAGGTCGCGTGCCAGCTCCGGGTCGATCGCCGCATAGCCGACCCGGCGCCCGCCGACGATCGGCAACCCGTACAACGTGACCCGCTCGGTCGCGACGACCGCGCCGCGCCTGCGCTCCCAGCGCGGCTCGGAGTACGTGCGCTTGACGAGGTGCTCGGCCAGCGGCTCGACCCACGCCGGCTCGATCTTCGCCGCGGTCCGGCCGAACAGCCGCGCGGTCTCGACCAGCTCGGCGACCATCACCCACGCGGGCTGCTTCCTGGCCAGCGTCGAGCCCGGGAAGATCGAGAAGCGCGCGCCGCGCGCGCCCACGAACTCGCGCTTCGCGCCGTCCTTCATCCCGACGTGCGAGAGCAACCCGGACAACAACGCGACGTGGATCTGCTGCGGCTCGGCCGGCGTCTGGTTGCGGGTGACGCCCAGCTCCTTGCTCGCCTGGCGCAGCTGGCCGACGAGGTCCTGCCACTCGCGGATGCGCAGGAAGTGCAGGTACTCGGCCTTCATCCGCTTGCGGAACTGCGATCCGCTCAGCTCCTTCTGCTGCTCGCGGACGTAGGACCAGAGGTTCAGGTACGCGATGAAGTCCGAGTCATCGTCCTTGAAGCGCGCGTGCGACTGGTCGGCCTGCGCCTGGAACTCGCTCGGCCGCTCGCGCGGGTCCTGGATCGACAGCGCGGCCGCGATCACGACGACCTCGTCGACGCACGAGAGCTTGTCGGCCTCGATGATCATCCGCGCCATCCGCGGGTCGACCGGCAGCCGCGCGAGCTTGCGCCCGACCTGCGTCAGCCGCCTGCCCGCGGGCGCGTCCGGGTCCAGCGCGCTCAGCTCCACGAGCAGGTTGACGCCGTCGCGCACCTGGCGCGCGTCCGGCGGGTCCAGGAACGGGAAGTCGCCGACCGCGCCGAGGTCCAGCGCGGCCATCTGCAGGATCACCGACGCGAGGTTGGTCCGCAGGATCTCCGGATCGGTGAAGCGCGGGCGCTCGGCGAACTCCTCCTCGTCGTAGAGGCGGATGCAGATGCCGTCCGACGTGCGCCCGCAGCGGCCCTTGCGCTGGTCGGCCGACGCCTGCGAGATCGGCTCGATCGGCAGCCGCTGGACCTTCAGCCGCGCGCTGTAGCGCGACATCCGCGCGAAGCCCGGGTCGACCACGTACTTGATCCCCGGCACGGTCAGCGACGTCTCGGCGACGTTGGTGGCCAGCACGACGCGCCGCTTGCGGTGCGGCTGGAAGACCTTCTGCTGCTCCGCGGTCGACAGCCGCGCGTACAAGGGAAGCACTTCGAGGTTGTTGTCGTCCTTGTACCGGCCCCGCAGCGCGTCCGCGGTGTCGCGGATCTCTCGCTCGCCGGACAGGAACACCAGGACGTCTCCATCGCGCGACGCGCGCAGCAGCTCGTCGCAGGCGTCGCCGATCGCCTCGGGCTGGTCGCGGTCCTCCAGCGCGCGGTAGCGCGTCTCGACCGGGAAGGTGCGACCGGACACCTCGACGATCGGCGCGTCGCCGAAGTGCGCGGCGAACTGCCCGGGGTCGATCGTCGCCGACGTGATGATGAGCTTCAGGTCGGGCCGCTTGGGCAGCAGCTGGTGCAGGTAACCGAGCAGGAAATCGATGTTCAACGAGCGCTCGTGGGCCTCGTCGATGACGATGGTGTCGTAGCGGCGCAGCAGCCGGTCGTGCTGGATCTCGGCCAGCAGCAGGCCGTCGGTCATCAACCGCACCAGCGTGTTCTCCGACGACTTGTCGTTGAACCGGATCGCGTAACCGACGGCGTCGCCGAGCGGGACGTCGAGCTCGTCGGCGATCCGCTGCGCGACGGTCCGCGCGGCCAGCCGCCGCGGCTGCGTGTGCGCGATCGTCCCGCGGATCCCGCGCCCGAGCTCCAGGCACATCTTCGGGATCTGCGTGGTCTTGCCCGACCCGGTCTCGCCGGCGACCACGACGACCTGGTGGTCGCGGATCGCCGCCATCAGCTCCTCGCGCCGGCCGGAGACCGGGAGCTGCTCCGGGTAGGTGATGTCCTGCGGGACCGCGGCGCGGCGCCTGTCGACCCGCGCCGCTGCGGTCGCGAAGTCGCGGTCGAGCCTCGCCAGCGCCCTGTCGTCCTCCGGATGGCGGCGCGCGCGGTCCAGCCGCCGCGCGAGGCGGTGCGCGTCGAGCAGCGTCAGCTCCTCCAGGCGGTCACGAAGCTCGGCGAGCGGCACGACCCTCCAGGATACGAGGACACCGCCGCGTCACCTGGCCGCATGTGGCAGCGTTGCGGGTGCATGGGGAGATCGGTGCGGGCGATGGTCATGGCAACGGCGGCGGCGCTGGCGTGCGCGGCGCTGGGCGGAACCGCGTCGGCGGCGTGGACGCCGTCGGTGGTGGGGGAGGCGCCGCAGGGCAACGGCGTCTTCCGCTTCCCGCAGGCGGTGGGGGTGTCGCCGGGCGGCCAGACGGTCTTCGTCGGCGACCAGAACTCGAGCGTCGTGCAGGCCTTCGGGCCCGACGGCCAGTTCAAGTTCGCCTTCGGCTACCAGTCGGTGCGCGGCGAGAACGGGCGGCTCGGACCGGTCGGCGGCGTGGCGACCGACCGCTCCGGCCACGTCTACGTGCTCGACTCCCAGAACGAGCGCGTCCAGGTCTTCGACCAGTCCAGCGGCGCGTACGTCACGACGTTCGGCGACAGGACCGTCTTCGACCTGCTCGGCGGCAACCCGGACACGTCGATCGGCGGCGGGCGCAGCGCGTCGGGCATCGCCGTGGCCCAAGCGCCCGGCCAGCCGCCGGTGGTCTACGTCGCCGACCAGGGCAACGAGCGCGTCGCGCGCTTCGTCCTGGACCCGGCGACGCTGAGGCCGAGCGCCGCGCCGTCGTTCTCGCCCGCGGCCGTGGACCTCTCGGCGCCGCAGGGGATCGCGCTGAACCCCGCGGGCACGCTCGTCTACGTCGCCGACGACGACCACCACCGGATCGTCGTGCTCGACGCGACGTCGCTGGACCAGGTCGGCGCGGTCGGGACGTTCGGCACCGGGCCGGGCCAGCTGCAGAACCCCTACGACGTGGCGGTCGACTCCCACGACCCCAACCGCCTGTTCGTCGCCGACAACCTCAACAACCGCGTGGACGTCTTCGACGCCGGGTCGCTGGCCTTCCTCGGGACGATCGGCGCGCAGGGCTACGGGCCGGGCACCGGCAACATGGCGATCATCCGCTCGGTCGGCGCGCTCACCGACACGCCGGGCGGCGGCGTCGACGTCGCCGACACCGCCAACGACCGCATGCAGGCGTTCGACGTCAACAACGGGATCCGCTCGATCTGGGGGATCAGCGGGCGTGGCCCGGGCTACTTCACGCGGCCGGAGGGCGTGGCCTTCGCGCCCGACGGGACGATCGCGGTCGCCGACAGCTTCGACGAGCGGATCGGGCTGATCGCGGCCGACGGCACCTGGGCCGGGCTGCGCGGCCAGGTCAGCGCCTCCACCGGCTTCGCGACCGAGGGCAGCAACCCGGGGCAGTTCGACCTCCCGCACGACGTCGCCTACGACGCGGCCGGGAACCTCTGGGTCGCCGACTACGGCAACGACCGCGTGCAGGAGATCGGGCCGGGCGGCAATGTCATTGCCATGGTCGCGGTCGCGCGCCCGCTGGGCGTCGCGGCCGCGCCGGGCGGGGGCGTCTACGTCGCCGGGTCGAGGGACGGCGTGGTCGTCCGGATCGACGGCGCCGGGAACGCCACGACCGTCCGCTCCGGCCTGTCGCACCCCGCTGCCGTGGCGGTCTCGCCGGACGGCACCGCGTTCGTCGCCGACGACACCTCGGTGCGCGCGGTCGACGCCGGCACCTCCGTCGCCGCGCCCGGCGGCGGGACGACGTGGGACCACCCGTCCGGCCTCGGCTTCGGCCCCGACGGGTCGCTGTACGTCGCCGAGCAGCGGCCGGGCACGGCCGACGGCGCGCGCGTCGTCAGCGCGCCGAGCGCGACGAGCAGCTCCTGGACGACGATCGCGACCGAGGGCGCGGGGCCCGGCCAGGTCGTCGATCCCGGCGGCCTGGCGGTCAGCGCCGACGGCGGGACCGTGCTGGTCGCCGACACCGGCGGCGACCGCGTCGTGCGCCTCGACGCCGACGGCCACGCGCCGCCCGCGCGCAGCGACCTGACCGTGAGCGTCGGCGGCGGCATCGACCGCGGCACGGTCGTCAGCGACCTGCCGGGCATCGCCTGCGTCAGCGACTGCGAGCAGCACTACGGCACCGGCCGCACGGTCACGCTGACCGCCAGGCCGCGGGCCGGCTCGGTGATCGCGAGCTGGACCGGCGTCTGCTCGGGCAGCGGGCCGACGTGCCTGGTGAGCATGGGCGGCGACCGCCAGGCCGGCGTGACGTTCGCGCCCACGCCGCCGGCGCCGCCGGCCGTCGTGGCGCCCGCGCCGAGGCCCGCCGCACCCGCGCCCAGGCCCAAGCCCGCGCCGGTCGTCCTGCAGTCGGTCCGCCTCTCGAAGCACACGCTGTACACCGCGCGCAGGGCGAACAGGCGCAGGCACGTCAGGGCCCGCAGGGCGACCCACGCGACCGCGACCGTGCGGCTCACGCGCCCGGCGACGGTCACCGTGCGCGTGCTCTACGGCCTGCCCGGCCGGCGCGCCGGCTCGTCCTGCGTCGCGCCGACGCGCAGGAACCGCAAGGGCCGGCCCTGCACGTACTTCATCAGGTCGACCCGGAGCAAGACCTACAAGCCGACGACCAGGACCATCGCCTTCAGGGTCAGCTCGTCGTTCGGCGCGGGGCTCGCGCTCGGGCGCGGCAGCTACGAGCTGTCGGTCACCGCGGTCGACGCCGAGGGCAACCGCTCCGGGCCGCGCACGGTGAGCTTCAAGGTCCCCGGGTAGCGTTCGCGGGGCCGATGGCCGACCTCCCGCCGCTCGACACCCTCGCGCTCAACCGCGCGCTGCTCGCCCGGCAGTGGCTGCTGGCGCCGCGGAGGGCGAGCGCGCTGGAGGCCGTCGAGCACCTCGTCGGCCTGCAGGCCCAGGACGCCAGGGCGCCGTACCTCCAGCTGCTGCCGCGCCTGCAGGGCTTCGACCCGCTCGAGCTGTCGGCGCTGCTGGAGTCCCACGCGGCGGTCCGGATCGTCCTGATGCGCGGGACGATCCACCTCGTCTCCGCCCGCGACGCCTACAGGTTGCGCCCGCTCGTCCAGCCGATGATCGCGCGCGCGACCGACAACAACCACGGGGTCGCCGCCGCGGCCGGCGCCGTCGCCCGCGCCGGCCGCGCGCTCGTCGAGGACCGGCCGCGCACGTTCGCCCAGCTCGCCGAGCAGCTCGGCCCGCGGTTCCCCGGCGACGACGCCACCCGCCTCGCGCAGCAGGTCCGGGCGCACGTCCCGCTCGTCCAGGTCCCGCCGCGCGGCCTCTGGCTCCAGGGCGGCGCCGCGGCCCACACGTCGCTGGAGGCGTGGTGCCCGGACGTTTCCGAGCACGACCATCAACTCGACATGGAGGACTTGATCCTCCGCTACCTGAACGCGTTCGGCCCGGCCACCGTCCAGGACGCCCAGAAGTGGTCGGGCCTGACCCGCCTCGCGCCGCACTTCAGGGCGCTGGCCGAGCAGGGCCGTGCGGTCACCGCCACCGACGCGCAGACCGGCAGGCGCACGCTCTACGACCTCCCGGACGCGCCGCGTCCCGACCCGGGCGACAGCGGCCGCGTCGCGCCGATCCTCACCGGTCCGTTCGACAACCTGATCCTCAGCCACGCCGACGGCACCCGCGTCCTGCCCGCCGAGCACCGCCCGAAGGTCATGACCCAGAACGGCCTGTTCGCCGGGCTCGTCCTGATCGACGGCTTCGCCGCCGGCAACTGGCGCATCGAGGCCACCAACAAGCAGCGCGCGACGCTCACGGTCGCGCGCTTCACCACCAAGGCCTACACCAAGCCCGACGAGCGCGCGATCACGCGCGCCGCCGAGCGACTCCTACAGCTTGCTCACCCCGACGCGCGCCAGCACGTCGTGGAGCTCACGCCGCCCGGCTGACGACCTTCACCCGCGCGTTGCGCGACGGGATCATCGTGACGTTGCGGTGGATCGCGGTCTCGGGCTCCGGCCGGTCGGCGACCAGATCCAGGCGCCGCGCCATCGCCTCCATCACGACGCGCTGCTCGGCCATCGCCAGCGCCGCGCCGAGGCAGCGGCGCGTGCCGCCGCCGAACGGGATCCACGTGTACGTGCCGGGCTTCTGGCCCTCCCAGCGCTCCGGCCGGAACGCGAACGGGTCCGGGTAGACGTCCTCGCGGTGGTGGATGAGCAGGATGCTCATCGTCACCGGCGTGTCGGCCGGCACCGCGTAGTCGCCCAGCCGCCACGGCACCTTCACGCGCCGCCCGATGATCGGGATGACCGGCCGCGAGCGCATTGCTTCGGTGATCGTCTGCTCGACGACCTTCTCAGAGAGCGCGGCGTCGCCGCCGCGGGTCGCGTCGCGGAGGCGGTCGTAGGCCGCCGGGGTCCGGACCAGCCGCTCCCACGCCCACGCCAGCGAGTTCGCCGTCGTCTCGTGGCCGGCGAGCACGAGCGTCAGCAGCTCGTCGCGCAGCTCGTGGTCGGTCAGCCCCTCGCCGTCCTCGGTCCGCGCCTGCAGCAGCAGCGACAGGATGTCGCCCCGCTCTTCGACGTCCGCGGCCCTGCGCCGCTGCGCGATCACCGCGTAGGTCGGGCGGTCCAGGAACTCGAGTCCCGCCTTGGTGATCCCGACCGGCTCGTCGGAGCCGATGTTCATCAACTCGCCGAGCTGGGCGATCTTCCATGTCGAGACCTCGACCAGGCCGCGGATCGCGCGGCGCAGCGCCGCCTCGGGCGTGCCGCGCTGCGGCTTGCCCTCGATGCCGAAGATCCCGGACATGATCACGTCGAGCGTGATCGCCTGCATCCGCGGCGCCAGCTCGATCTCCTTGCCGACCGGCCACCTGTCGATCTCGTGTTCGGCGGCGTCGCGGATCATGTCCATGTACTTCTCGATCGCCTCGCCGTGGAACGGCGGCAGCAGCAGCTTGCGCTGGCGCAGGTGGCGCGGGCCGTTGGCGGTCAGCGTCGAGTTCGGGCCGACGATCGGGCGCAGCGGCGACTCGGCCGTCAGCGACGGCGCGAGGTCGGGCTTGGCCTTGAAGAGCGACTGGACGTGGTCCGGGTGCGAGGTGATCACCGGGCCGCCGGGGATGATCCCGCGCATCCGGAAGACCTCGCCGAGGCGGCGGCGCGCGCCGAAGACGAAGTCGATCTGGCGCTGGTTGAAGCGCAGCGTCTGGATCGTCTTCGGCAGGTCGACCATCGGCGGCAGCGGCAGCGAGGCCGCCTCCGCGTCGTCGATCGGCCCGGCGGGCGATGGCGGCGCCGCGCCGATCAGCGGGCGGTCGTCATGGACGGGAGATTCGGGGGCGAGCGTCATGACATGAAGGAGTGTTCCATCGATCCGTGTAACGGTTGTGTGCGGTTGGGCACGCAACTGACCGGCGAGTCAGAAGACGTACCCGGGAACGCCTCCGGGACATCCCGGAGAACGCTCCGGGCAAGTCCGACTACCGGCCGGTGCATCGGCGAGCCACACTGCTGGCATGGAACCGCAGCATCAGCCGCTCGCCCGGGCCACCCGTGGCCGCTGGATCGGAGGCGTGTGCGAGGGCATCGCCCGCGTCCGCCCGATCCCGGTCGCGACGCTGCGCGCGGGCTTCGTGCTGACCACCGCGTTCGCCGGGCTCGGCGCGCTCGTCTACCTCGCCTGCTGGCTGATCATCCCCGCCGAGGGCGAGGCCGGCGCGGCCGCGCGCGGCGCCGGCGGCCGTGTCGCCCCGCGCGGGATCACGTCGGTGATCCTCGGCTGCGCGGCGATCGCGGGCCTCGGCACGCTCGGACTGCTCGCCGCGGGCGCGACGATCTTCGGCTTCGGCTGGATCGTGGCGATCGTCGCCGGCGCGATGTTCCTCGGCGCGCTGGCGTCCTGGACGCGCCTCGGCCCGGCCTGGGCGCTGCTGCCGGTCTCCGCGCTGGTCCTGCCGTCGATCGCGATCGCCGCCTCCGGCGTGCACGTCGCGCCGCAGGCGGGCGACCGGACCTACATGCCGGCACGGTTCTCCGACATCCCTGCCGACGGCTACGAGTCCGGGCTCGGGACGATGGTCGTCGACCTGCGCCACACCGACCTGCCGTGGGGCGAGGACACGCTGAGGATCCGCGGCGGCCTGCGCCGAACGATCGTCGCGCTGCCGCACGACCGCTGCGTCGCGGTCGACATCGACTACCACGTGCGCCCGTTCGCGGCGCGCGCCGCGACCTTCCTGACCGGCGACGCCGATCCCTACCAGGCCGTCACGGTCTTCGGGACGCAGTACTTCGGCCACGCGGGGCACGTCAGCTCGCCCGACCACGGCGTGCACGCCAGGACGACGCTGCACGTCAGGTTCGACTCGTCGGGCGGAAGCCTGATCCTGCGCGACTACGCCGACGCCGTCCAGCCGGACACCAACCCGAGCTGGCCCGGTTTCCCGGGCGGCGTCGAGGTCAAGCCGGACCCGCAGGGCGTCACGAAGAGGGAGCGGGCGCGGGAGATCGCCGCATGGCGCGTGCGCGCGCGCGAAGAGCGCCGCCAGGTCACGCACGTCAGGCGGCTGATCGGCGGGCCATGCGCCGTGCCGAAGGCCAAGGAGCAGCAGCGATGAGCGACACGACGACCCAGATGCCGCGCGTGCCCGCGTCCGGGATGCCCGCGACGCCGCGGCAACCGCAGCAGCCCCGGCCGCCCTGGCAGGACGGCGCCTTCGTGGCGACCGCCGCGGGCGGGCTGGCGATGCTCGCGGGGCTCGTCCTGGTCCTCGAGCACGCGGGCTCGGCTGCTGTCGGGATCACGGTCGCGATCGTCGGCGTCGTCGCCGGCGCGGGCGTCCTGATCCCGCGCGCGCTCGCCGCCGTGCACCGCCAGCCGGCGCTGCTGATGGTCGTCCTCATCGGCCTGGCCGGCGCGGCCTGGCTGGCGCTCGCCGCGCTGCAGCGGACCAGCGGCGTCGCGGG
The sequence above is a segment of the Conexibacter woesei Iso977N genome. Coding sequences within it:
- a CDS encoding PspC domain-containing protein, which encodes MEPQHQPLARATRGRWIGGVCEGIARVRPIPVATLRAGFVLTTAFAGLGALVYLACWLIIPAEGEAGAAARGAGGRVAPRGITSVILGCAAIAGLGTLGLLAAGATIFGFGWIVAIVAGAMFLGALASWTRLGPAWALLPVSALVLPSIAIAASGVHVAPQAGDRTYMPARFSDIPADGYESGLGTMVVDLRHTDLPWGEDTLRIRGGLRRTIVALPHDRCVAVDIDYHVRPFAARAATFLTGDADPYQAVTVFGTQYFGHAGHVSSPDHGVHARTTLHVRFDSSGGSLILRDYADAVQPDTNPSWPGFPGGVEVKPDPQGVTKRERAREIAAWRVRAREERRQVTHVRRLIGGPCAVPKAKEQQR
- a CDS encoding cytochrome P450, which produces MTLAPESPVHDDRPLIGAAPPSPAGPIDDAEAASLPLPPMVDLPKTIQTLRFNQRQIDFVFGARRRLGEVFRMRGIIPGGPVITSHPDHVQSLFKAKPDLAPSLTAESPLRPIVGPNSTLTANGPRHLRQRKLLLPPFHGEAIEKYMDMIRDAAEHEIDRWPVGKEIELAPRMQAITLDVIMSGIFGIEGKPQRGTPEAALRRAIRGLVEVSTWKIAQLGELMNIGSDEPVGITKAGLEFLDRPTYAVIAQRRRAADVEERGDILSLLLQARTEDGEGLTDHELRDELLTLVLAGHETTANSLAWAWERLVRTPAAYDRLRDATRGGDAALSEKVVEQTITEAMRSRPVIPIIGRRVKVPWRLGDYAVPADTPVTMSILLIHHREDVYPDPFAFRPERWEGQKPGTYTWIPFGGGTRRCLGAALAMAEQRVVMEAMARRLDLVADRPEPETAIHRNVTMIPSRNARVKVVSRAA